In one window of Osmia lignaria lignaria isolate PbOS001 chromosome 11, iyOsmLign1, whole genome shotgun sequence DNA:
- the LOC117603755 gene encoding uncharacterized protein LOC117603755: MKVTKYVCCVLVLTCLMNAVYSEIPQNKVDQQFLDAFATDESLKSKRPFCNAFTGCGKKRNFQENPSSFQDSEGSDSIRLPLPVYKALLRAASQSIRNTINRDSNEYRMLAIPQVYLSGKMPLHKRFDVPSTSLE, from the exons ATGAAG GTAACTAAATACGTCTGCTGTGTTTTGGTGCTTACATGTTTGATGAACGCGGTGTACTCCGAGATACCACAAAATAAG GTTGATCAACAATTCTTGGATGCGTTTGCTACAGATGAGTCTTTGAAGTCGAAGAGACCGTTCTGCAATGCCTTCACTG GATGcggaaagaagagaaatttcCAGGAAAATCCGTCGAGCTTCCAGGACTCGGAAGGAAGCGATAGCATTCGACTTCCGCTGCCCGTTTACAAAGCACTCTTGAGAGCAGCTTCTCAAAGTATTCGAAACACGATCAATCGTGATTCGAACGAATATCGAATGTTGGCAATCCCGCAGGTTTATCTCTCCGGTAAAATGCCTCTTCATAAGAGATTCGACGTTCCATCAACTTCTTTAGAATGA
- the LOC117603754 gene encoding uncharacterized protein LOC117603754 isoform X1 → MVSIVLLFLHLNTLYLTYCDASDSVAKLYTNLMNEEDVTETQHTICKIATDELVATARATVTRVLTGACNAKTIDDKLQGLQKSFTKELEEIKELLYTVLENKKDLPRLANVYNNYQEHDDYNDGKNDIQSPRQLEIDSFNNTIQDVSSTNGSTSFFFYYWQIKSFDEKLARWKTARSERSSTFYVGQNGYAMYIKVTPRYFPDGTVFIGVGLTRGRHDSILKWPFPHKIRLEVLDHSFEQLRQDRRSRIWDPSMLCSEYFWGRPKLTGESDNPECVGLSISRQVLFSKPPFKIDQSSRNTRYLWNGSITIKLTVYL, encoded by the exons ATGGTATCGATCGTTTTATTGTTCTTGCACCTCAATACGCTCTACTTAACTTACTGTGATGCAAGCGATAGTGTCGCAAAACTTT ataCGAATTTGATGAACGAAGAAGATGTTACGGAAACGCAACACACGATTTGTAAAATCGCCACAGACGAATTAGTCGCGACTGCACGTGCCACTGTTACAAGAGTACTTACCGGAGCTTGTAACGCTA AAACAATCGACGATAAGTTGCAAGGTCTACAAAAGAGCTTTACCAAAGAATTAGAGGAGATCAAGGAGTTGCTCTACACTGTCTTAGAGAACAAGAAAGACTTACCCAGGCTGGCGAACGTGTACAATAATTATCAGGAACACGATGACTATAacgatggtaaaaatgatattcagTCTCCAAGGCAGCTGGAGATTGATAGCTTCAATAATACCATCCAAGATGTTTCATCGACGAATG GCTCTACGagcttcttcttttattacTGGCAAATAAAGAGTTTCGACGAGAAGTTAGCAAGGTGGAAAACCGCTCGTTCCGAACGTAGTTCAACGTTTTACGTGGGTCAAAATGGATACGCAATGTACATCAAAGTCACACCAAGGTATTTTCCGGACGGTACAGTTTTCATAGGTGTTGGTCTAACTCGTGGCCGTCACGATTCCATCCTTAAATGGCCATTTCCCCATAAGATTCGTTTGGAG GTTTTAGATCATTCATTCGAACAACTGCGACAAGATCGACGCTCCCGGATCTGGGATCCGTCTATGCTTTGCTCGGAATATTTTTGGGGTCGTCCAAAATTAACTGGAGAATCGGATAATCCAGAATGTGTTGGATTAAGTATTTCTCGGCAAGTTCTTTTTTCCAAGCCACCGTTCAAGATCGATCAATCCTCGAGAAACACGAGATATCTTTGGAACGGTAGTATCACGATTAAACTAACAGTTTATCTTtaa
- the Rpi gene encoding ribose-5-phosphate isomerase isoform X2 → MIFDLIRRYDHKSPELERIKEENLNIVCIPTSFQARQLILNNQLTLGDLETYPKLDCAIDGADEVDSEMNLIKGGGGCLLQEKIVASCANQFVIIADYTKNSQKLGEQYKKGIPIEVIPMAYVAIQRRVEDNYGGDVKIRMALAKAGPVVTDNGNFILDWNFPQDLNNWNTINTEIKMMPGVVETGLFIKMANKAFFGMPDGSVKEQS, encoded by the exons ATGATCTTTGACCTCATCAGGAGATATGATCATAAGTCTCCTGAAT TGGAAcgcataaaagaagaaaatcttaATATTGTTTGTATTCCAACCTCATTCCAAGCACGACAGCTGATATTAAACAATCAGCTTACATTGGGTGATTTAGAAACTTATCCTAAA TTGGATTGTGCTATTGATGGAGCAGATGAGGTTGATTCAGAAATGAATCTTATCAAAGGTGGAGGAGGATGTTTGCTCCAAGAGAAAATTGTGGCATCCTGTGCTAATCAGTTTGTTATTATAGCTGATTATAC aaaaaattctcaaaaactTGGAGAGCAATATAAGAAAGGCATTCCCATTGAAGTAATTCCTATGGCATATGTTGCCATCCAAAGAAGAGTTGAAGACAATTATGGGGGAGATGTAAAAATTAGGATGGCTTTAGCTAAGGCT GGTCCAGTTGTAACAGATAATGGTAATTTTATTCTTGACTGGAATTTTCCACAAGATCTGAATAACTGGAATACAATTAATACAGAAATTAAAATGATGCCTGGAGTTGTTGAAACTGGACTTTTCATAAAAATGGCAAACAAAGCGTTCTTTGGTATGCCTGATGGCAGTGTAAAAGAACAATCCTAA
- the LOC117603754 gene encoding uncharacterized protein LOC117603754 isoform X3 — MNEEDVTETQHTICKIATDELVATARATVTRVLTGACNAKTIDDKLQGLQKSFTKELEEIKELLYTVLENKKDLPRLANVYNNYQEHDDYNDGKNDIQSPRQLEIDSFNNTIQDVSSTNGSTSFFFYYWQIKSFDEKLARWKTARSERSSTFYVGQNGYAMYIKVTPRYFPDGTVFIGVGLTRGRHDSILKWPFPHKIRLEVLDHSFEQLRQDRRSRIWDPSMLCSEYFWGRPKLTGESDNPECVGLSISRQVLFSKPPFKIDQSSRNTRYLWNGSITIKLTVYL, encoded by the exons ATGAACGAAGAAGATGTTACGGAAACGCAACACACGATTTGTAAAATCGCCACAGACGAATTAGTCGCGACTGCACGTGCCACTGTTACAAGAGTACTTACCGGAGCTTGTAACGCTA AAACAATCGACGATAAGTTGCAAGGTCTACAAAAGAGCTTTACCAAAGAATTAGAGGAGATCAAGGAGTTGCTCTACACTGTCTTAGAGAACAAGAAAGACTTACCCAGGCTGGCGAACGTGTACAATAATTATCAGGAACACGATGACTATAacgatggtaaaaatgatattcagTCTCCAAGGCAGCTGGAGATTGATAGCTTCAATAATACCATCCAAGATGTTTCATCGACGAATG GCTCTACGagcttcttcttttattacTGGCAAATAAAGAGTTTCGACGAGAAGTTAGCAAGGTGGAAAACCGCTCGTTCCGAACGTAGTTCAACGTTTTACGTGGGTCAAAATGGATACGCAATGTACATCAAAGTCACACCAAGGTATTTTCCGGACGGTACAGTTTTCATAGGTGTTGGTCTAACTCGTGGCCGTCACGATTCCATCCTTAAATGGCCATTTCCCCATAAGATTCGTTTGGAG GTTTTAGATCATTCATTCGAACAACTGCGACAAGATCGACGCTCCCGGATCTGGGATCCGTCTATGCTTTGCTCGGAATATTTTTGGGGTCGTCCAAAATTAACTGGAGAATCGGATAATCCAGAATGTGTTGGATTAAGTATTTCTCGGCAAGTTCTTTTTTCCAAGCCACCGTTCAAGATCGATCAATCCTCGAGAAACACGAGATATCTTTGGAACGGTAGTATCACGATTAAACTAACAGTTTATCTTtaa
- the Rpi gene encoding ribose-5-phosphate isomerase isoform X1 yields the protein MIRGGLYLQFFTLTKGFSTLPRKLLKMGPLEGAKKIAAYRAVDEYVKNNSVIGIGSGSTIIYAIDRLVERIKEENLNIVCIPTSFQARQLILNNQLTLGDLETYPKLDCAIDGADEVDSEMNLIKGGGGCLLQEKIVASCANQFVIIADYTKNSQKLGEQYKKGIPIEVIPMAYVAIQRRVEDNYGGDVKIRMALAKAGPVVTDNGNFILDWNFPQDLNNWNTINTEIKMMPGVVETGLFIKMANKAFFGMPDGSVKEQS from the exons ATGATACGCGGAGgtttatatttacaatttttcacgTTAACAAAAGGTTTTAGTACTCTtccaagaaaattattaaaaatgggaCCTCTCGAAGGTGCTAAAAAGATTGCGGCTTACAGAGCAGTCGATGAATATGTCAAG AATAATAGCGTTATTGGAATTGGTAGCGGATCTACTATAATATACGCTATCGACAGGCTAG TGGAAcgcataaaagaagaaaatcttaATATTGTTTGTATTCCAACCTCATTCCAAGCACGACAGCTGATATTAAACAATCAGCTTACATTGGGTGATTTAGAAACTTATCCTAAA TTGGATTGTGCTATTGATGGAGCAGATGAGGTTGATTCAGAAATGAATCTTATCAAAGGTGGAGGAGGATGTTTGCTCCAAGAGAAAATTGTGGCATCCTGTGCTAATCAGTTTGTTATTATAGCTGATTATAC aaaaaattctcaaaaactTGGAGAGCAATATAAGAAAGGCATTCCCATTGAAGTAATTCCTATGGCATATGTTGCCATCCAAAGAAGAGTTGAAGACAATTATGGGGGAGATGTAAAAATTAGGATGGCTTTAGCTAAGGCT GGTCCAGTTGTAACAGATAATGGTAATTTTATTCTTGACTGGAATTTTCCACAAGATCTGAATAACTGGAATACAATTAATACAGAAATTAAAATGATGCCTGGAGTTGTTGAAACTGGACTTTTCATAAAAATGGCAAACAAAGCGTTCTTTGGTATGCCTGATGGCAGTGTAAAAGAACAATCCTAA
- the LOC117603754 gene encoding uncharacterized protein LOC117603754 isoform X2, with product MVSIVLLFLHLNTLYLTYCDASDSVAKLYTNLMNEEDVTETQHTICKIATDELVATARATVTRVLTGACNAKTIDDKLQGLQKSFTKELEEIKELLYTVLENKKDLPRLANVYNNYQEHDDYNDGKNDIQSPRQLEIDSFNNTIQDVSSTNGSTSFFFYYWQIKSFDEKLARWKTARSERSSTFYVGQNGYAMYIKVTPRYFPDGTVFIGVGLTRGRHDSILKWPFPHKIRLEVLDHSFEQLRQDRRSRIWDPSMLCSEYFWGRPKLTGESDNPECVGLSISRQVLFSKPPFKIDQSSRNTRYLWNVLVNVQET from the exons ATGGTATCGATCGTTTTATTGTTCTTGCACCTCAATACGCTCTACTTAACTTACTGTGATGCAAGCGATAGTGTCGCAAAACTTT ataCGAATTTGATGAACGAAGAAGATGTTACGGAAACGCAACACACGATTTGTAAAATCGCCACAGACGAATTAGTCGCGACTGCACGTGCCACTGTTACAAGAGTACTTACCGGAGCTTGTAACGCTA AAACAATCGACGATAAGTTGCAAGGTCTACAAAAGAGCTTTACCAAAGAATTAGAGGAGATCAAGGAGTTGCTCTACACTGTCTTAGAGAACAAGAAAGACTTACCCAGGCTGGCGAACGTGTACAATAATTATCAGGAACACGATGACTATAacgatggtaaaaatgatattcagTCTCCAAGGCAGCTGGAGATTGATAGCTTCAATAATACCATCCAAGATGTTTCATCGACGAATG GCTCTACGagcttcttcttttattacTGGCAAATAAAGAGTTTCGACGAGAAGTTAGCAAGGTGGAAAACCGCTCGTTCCGAACGTAGTTCAACGTTTTACGTGGGTCAAAATGGATACGCAATGTACATCAAAGTCACACCAAGGTATTTTCCGGACGGTACAGTTTTCATAGGTGTTGGTCTAACTCGTGGCCGTCACGATTCCATCCTTAAATGGCCATTTCCCCATAAGATTCGTTTGGAG GTTTTAGATCATTCATTCGAACAACTGCGACAAGATCGACGCTCCCGGATCTGGGATCCGTCTATGCTTTGCTCGGAATATTTTTGGGGTCGTCCAAAATTAACTGGAGAATCGGATAATCCAGAATGTGTTGGATTAAGTATTTCTCGGCAAGTTCTTTTTTCCAAGCCACCGTTCAAGATCGATCAATCCTCGAGAAACACGAGATATCTTTGGAACG TTCTGGTGAATGTACAAGAAACTTGA